A section of the Carassius carassius chromosome 17, fCarCar2.1, whole genome shotgun sequence genome encodes:
- the gng12b gene encoding guanine nucleotide-binding protein G(I)/G(S)/G(O) subunit gamma-12, whose translation MSSKMQSSNNIVQARRTVQQLRIEANIERIKVSKASADLMHYCSDHAKYDPLLLGIPASENPFKDKKPCTIL comes from the exons ATGTCGTCTAAGATGCAAAGCTCTAATAATATAGTCCAGGCCAGAAGGACTGTTCAACAGCTACGGATAGAAGCTAACATAGAGAGAATAAAG GTGTCTAAAGCTTCTGCAGACCTCATGCATTACTGCAGTGACCATGCAAAGTATGATCCTCTACTTCTTGGTATCCCAGCTTCGGAAAACCCTTTTAAAGATAAAAAGCCATGCACTATATTGTAG